One genomic window of Desulfatibacillum aliphaticivorans DSM 15576 includes the following:
- a CDS encoding pyruvate carboxyltransferase: MSELKYPKKVTVGDITVRDGFQHEEIFIPTDAKVWVAEQLILAGFKRIETTNYGPPKLMPQFKDADELTRRLRNSKKIKHLIDDVELTAITIREKAAERAIQAKLDGNGPDRILFMVSTSESHHKTNSGLSLDAYWKMCEEYIPKAHDAGLKVCGTVSTIWGCPIEGPTELQKAVDFTKRWLDIGADDIEHADHDGSAPPNKVYDYFSLILDQIPDPSLHVAHFHVTRGWGCANVLAALQAGITHYESTIGGLGGQPANFCDRVPVGGTGKYYYEDASIVGLISTEDMVVMMDEMGIDTGLDVDRLLDIGRMMEKIIGRRLRSECAHTGRIPKTLTGRV; the protein is encoded by the coding sequence ATGAGCGAATTAAAATACCCTAAAAAAGTAACGGTGGGGGACATCACCGTCCGGGATGGGTTCCAGCACGAAGAGATTTTTATCCCCACGGACGCCAAAGTCTGGGTGGCCGAACAATTGATCCTGGCCGGCTTCAAACGGATTGAAACCACCAACTACGGGCCTCCTAAACTTATGCCTCAGTTTAAGGACGCCGACGAACTCACCAGAAGGCTTCGCAACTCCAAAAAGATCAAGCATTTGATTGATGACGTGGAGCTTACCGCCATCACCATTCGGGAAAAGGCGGCGGAGCGCGCCATTCAGGCCAAGCTGGACGGCAACGGGCCTGACCGGATTTTATTCATGGTTTCCACCAGCGAATCCCATCACAAGACCAACTCGGGCCTTAGCCTGGACGCCTATTGGAAAATGTGCGAGGAGTACATTCCCAAGGCCCACGATGCGGGCCTGAAAGTATGCGGCACGGTGAGCACCATTTGGGGCTGCCCCATCGAAGGCCCCACGGAGCTGCAAAAGGCTGTGGACTTCACCAAGCGTTGGCTGGATATTGGCGCCGACGACATCGAACACGCCGACCACGACGGGTCCGCGCCTCCCAACAAGGTTTACGACTATTTTTCCCTGATTCTGGACCAGATTCCCGATCCCAGCCTGCACGTGGCCCACTTCCACGTCACCCGCGGCTGGGGCTGCGCCAATGTGCTGGCGGCCCTTCAGGCGGGAATCACCCATTACGAGTCCACCATCGGCGGTTTGGGCGGACAGCCCGCTAACTTCTGCGACAGGGTTCCCGTAGGCGGAACAGGCAAGTACTATTACGAGGACGCCTCCATCGTCGGCCTGATTTCCACCGAGGACATGGTGGTCATGATGGACGAGATGGGCATCGACACGGGGCTGGATGTGGACAGGTTGCTGGATATCGGCCGCATGATGGAAAAAATCATCGGCCGCCGCCTGCGCTCCGAATGCGCGCACACCGGCAGAATTCCCAAGACCTTGACCGGCAGAGTCTAA
- a CDS encoding CBS domain-containing protein translates to MLVKDVMTANVVTITSDTSLADAKRIMEAHKFQRLPVVDKGKLKGVVTEKRLEKVSPSEATSLTVWEVGYLLEKTPVSKIMAKNVVTVTPEMTVEEGLALAQTNKVGALVVIEAGKVIGIVTTNDFFYKIANKVLGIGEPGTRIFILRGGEGPELEKILGHVNKHQMKIVTIHVLSPPDQEKHDVVVHVTSKDVKALLKDLRADGFKVATRSR, encoded by the coding sequence ATGCTCGTAAAAGACGTCATGACTGCAAATGTTGTTACCATCACCAGCGACACTTCCCTGGCCGACGCCAAACGCATTATGGAGGCCCACAAATTCCAGCGCCTGCCGGTGGTTGACAAAGGGAAGCTGAAAGGGGTGGTCACGGAAAAAAGGCTGGAAAAGGTCTCGCCCTCCGAGGCGACTTCCCTGACGGTCTGGGAAGTGGGGTATTTGCTGGAAAAAACCCCGGTCAGCAAGATCATGGCCAAAAACGTGGTGACCGTCACTCCGGAGATGACCGTGGAGGAAGGCCTGGCCCTGGCCCAGACCAACAAGGTCGGCGCCTTGGTGGTGATTGAAGCCGGCAAGGTGATCGGCATTGTCACAACCAATGACTTTTTTTACAAAATCGCCAACAAGGTCCTCGGCATCGGCGAGCCCGGCACACGCATTTTCATCCTGCGGGGCGGAGAAGGTCCGGAACTGGAAAAAATCCTGGGCCATGTCAACAAACATCAGATGAAGATCGTAACCATCCACGTGTTGTCTCCGCCGGACCAGGAAAAGCATGACGTGGTCGTTCATGTGACTTCAAAAGACGTCAAGGCCCTTCTTAAGGACCTGCGCGCCGACGGATTCAAGGTGGCCACCCGCAGCCGTTAA
- a CDS encoding enoyl-CoA hydratase → MEEELVLSQTEDQVLTLTLNRPKVMNSFNFAMLHALKAAVDKARFDPEVRVIIITGAGDRAFCAGADLKERATLTPVQVKEFIYTIRNLFTDIENLPKPVIAAVNGIALGGGTELALGCDIRLAAETAAMGLTETTLAIIPGAGGTQRLPRLIGKGKAKELIFTGRRVDAQEALELGMVNQVVPGDSLLDAAKDMAAAIRKNGPIAVTQAKYAINQGMETDLSTGLAIESNAYWITIPSKDRLEGLAAFREKRKPVYKGE, encoded by the coding sequence ATGGAAGAAGAGCTGGTATTGTCCCAGACCGAGGATCAGGTTCTAACGCTAACATTGAACCGGCCCAAGGTAATGAACTCATTCAATTTCGCCATGCTGCACGCCTTAAAGGCGGCGGTCGATAAAGCCCGGTTCGACCCTGAAGTCCGCGTGATCATCATCACCGGAGCAGGCGACCGGGCTTTTTGCGCTGGGGCCGACCTCAAGGAAAGGGCCACGCTCACGCCCGTCCAGGTCAAGGAGTTCATCTATACAATTCGCAATCTTTTTACGGATATTGAAAATCTGCCCAAGCCCGTAATCGCCGCAGTGAACGGCATCGCCCTGGGCGGCGGCACGGAGCTGGCCCTGGGCTGCGACATCAGATTGGCCGCCGAGACGGCTGCCATGGGCCTGACCGAAACCACCCTGGCCATCATACCGGGGGCGGGCGGCACCCAGCGCCTTCCCAGGCTCATCGGCAAAGGCAAGGCCAAGGAGCTTATTTTTACCGGCAGAAGGGTGGACGCCCAGGAAGCCCTGGAACTTGGCATGGTGAACCAGGTCGTCCCCGGCGACTCCTTGCTGGACGCCGCCAAGGATATGGCCGCCGCCATCCGCAAGAACGGCCCCATTGCCGTCACCCAGGCCAAATACGCCATCAATCAAGGCATGGAGACCGACCTGTCCACAGGCCTGGCCATCGAAAGCAATGCCTATTGGATCACCATCCCCAGCAAGGACCGGCTGGAAGGTCTTGCCGCTTTCAGGGAAAAACGCAAACCTGTGTACAAAGGCGAATAA
- a CDS encoding Crp/Fnr family transcriptional regulator: protein MTQDDHRFPVMVYHKGQRIFSEGDPGDRVFLVKSGVVCVFRKEEGNRVILAHLKAGQILGETAIITGEPRSASAEAASACQLIAMTSRQMQDALDKSLPFIRALLDQILFRYREMEAKHQAKSAAMTSSLKEVRSLIRAWKKDDRRSANDVAVLLESIDVILQAATKKERYVALVPKGYMQL, encoded by the coding sequence ATGACGCAGGACGACCATAGATTCCCTGTTATGGTTTATCACAAGGGGCAACGGATATTCTCCGAAGGGGATCCCGGCGACCGGGTTTTCCTGGTGAAAAGCGGCGTGGTTTGCGTGTTTCGCAAAGAGGAAGGCAATAGGGTCATTCTGGCCCATCTCAAGGCCGGCCAGATTCTCGGTGAAACCGCCATAATCACGGGGGAGCCCCGCAGCGCCTCTGCGGAAGCGGCGTCCGCCTGTCAATTGATCGCCATGACATCCAGGCAAATGCAAGACGCCCTGGATAAAAGTTTGCCTTTTATCCGGGCGTTATTGGATCAAATTTTGTTCCGTTATCGTGAAATGGAAGCCAAGCATCAGGCCAAAAGCGCTGCCATGACTTCCAGTTTAAAGGAAGTTCGATCATTAATCAGGGCATGGAAGAAGGATGACAGGAGATCAGCCAACGATGTTGCCGTCTTATTGGAAAGTATTGACGTTATTCTTCAGGCGGCCACCAAAAAGGAACGATATGTGGCCTTGGTCCCAAAGGGGTACATGCAGCTTTAG
- a CDS encoding SDR family oxidoreductase produces MELSPVRTNTVSPGFVRPQPKQTKELAKRFPVNSLGRPEDIAMAYIYLMTHPYTTGHILVADGGALLARQALYSINMLIY; encoded by the coding sequence ATGGAATTGAGCCCCGTTCGCACAAATACGGTTTCTCCGGGCTTTGTGCGTCCCCAGCCTAAGCAAACCAAGGAATTGGCTAAGAGGTTCCCTGTAAACTCCCTGGGCCGGCCGGAAGACATCGCCATGGCGTACATATACCTTATGACCCATCCGTACACTACCGGGCACATCCTGGTTGCGGACGGAGGCGCCTTACTGGCCCGACAGGCTCTTTATTCAATTAACATGCTAATATATTAA
- a CDS encoding acetoacetate--CoA ligase: MSKLLWTPSKERIEQTNMFRFMGEINQRFGKNFQTYPELHQWSVDNIADFWTVLWDFVGVKASTSYTQVIDDPTKMPGAKWFEGAKLNFAENMLKYRDDQLAIVFQGEGAEPVRITYAQLYDQVARLAKSLRDMGVKTGDRVAGFMPNMPQTVMAMLAAASIGAIWSSCSPDFGIKGVLDRFGQIKPKVLFTANGYRFKGKDLDSLEKISGVVNQLPSLEKLVVVPYTQERADISALPNAIHFQDFISREDGLEIEFEQLPFDHPLYIMYSSGTTGLPKCMVQSTGGILVHHLKELVLHTDLKREDNIFYFTTCGWMMWNWLTSSLGVGATIIQYDGQPFHPDAEVLWKMAQDEKVTVFGASAGYIAALMDQEGQPGKHYDLSSVRAVLSTGSPLSIEGFEWVYREVKEDLQLASIAGGTDLNGCFALGNPMGPVYAGELQCRGLAMDVAAFDENGQPVINQQAELVCCKPFPSMPIYFWEDPDGKKYHKAYFDKYPGVWHHGDFITVTERGGVVMYGRSDATLNPGGVRIGTAEIYRVVENFEEIADSVVVGQNWDNDVRVILFVKMAEGQALTDDVINKLRAGIRQNASPRHVPAKVIEVPDVPYTLNMKKVELAVKKVIENKPVENTDALANPQALDFYKDIPELSK; encoded by the coding sequence ATGAGCAAACTACTGTGGACGCCGTCAAAAGAGCGCATAGAACAAACCAACATGTTCCGGTTTATGGGCGAGATCAACCAACGGTTTGGCAAGAATTTTCAGACCTATCCCGAGCTGCACCAGTGGTCCGTGGATAACATCGCCGACTTCTGGACCGTTTTGTGGGATTTTGTAGGCGTCAAGGCCTCCACCTCCTATACGCAGGTGATCGACGACCCGACCAAGATGCCGGGCGCCAAATGGTTTGAAGGCGCCAAACTGAACTTTGCCGAAAATATGTTAAAATATCGGGACGACCAGCTGGCCATCGTGTTCCAGGGAGAAGGGGCCGAGCCCGTCAGAATAACCTACGCCCAGCTTTATGATCAGGTCGCCCGTCTGGCCAAGTCGTTGCGGGACATGGGCGTAAAAACCGGAGACCGGGTCGCCGGGTTCATGCCCAACATGCCCCAGACCGTCATGGCCATGCTGGCCGCCGCCAGCATCGGCGCCATCTGGTCTTCCTGCAGCCCGGATTTCGGAATCAAGGGCGTGCTTGACCGTTTCGGCCAGATCAAACCCAAGGTTTTATTTACGGCCAACGGGTATCGCTTTAAGGGCAAAGACCTGGACAGCCTTGAGAAGATTTCCGGCGTTGTCAACCAGCTTCCCTCCCTGGAAAAACTGGTGGTCGTGCCTTACACGCAGGAGAGGGCGGATATCTCGGCCTTGCCCAACGCCATCCATTTCCAGGACTTCATTTCCCGGGAAGACGGCCTGGAAATCGAGTTTGAACAACTGCCTTTCGATCACCCCTTGTACATTATGTATTCCTCCGGGACCACCGGCCTGCCCAAGTGCATGGTCCAGAGCACGGGGGGCATCCTGGTCCATCATCTTAAAGAGCTTGTGCTCCATACGGACCTCAAGCGTGAGGATAACATATTTTACTTCACCACCTGCGGCTGGATGATGTGGAACTGGCTGACCTCCAGCCTGGGGGTGGGCGCCACCATCATTCAATACGACGGCCAACCTTTTCATCCGGACGCCGAAGTTTTGTGGAAAATGGCCCAGGACGAGAAGGTCACCGTGTTCGGCGCCAGCGCCGGCTACATCGCGGCCTTAATGGATCAGGAAGGCCAGCCCGGCAAGCATTACGACCTTTCCTCGGTGAGGGCGGTGCTTTCCACCGGCTCTCCTCTTTCCATAGAGGGCTTTGAGTGGGTCTACCGGGAAGTCAAGGAGGACCTCCAACTGGCCTCCATTGCCGGCGGAACGGACCTGAACGGGTGCTTCGCCCTGGGCAACCCCATGGGGCCGGTCTATGCCGGGGAGCTGCAATGCCGCGGCCTGGCTATGGATGTGGCCGCTTTTGATGAAAATGGGCAGCCGGTCATCAATCAGCAGGCGGAGCTGGTCTGTTGCAAACCCTTCCCGTCCATGCCCATTTATTTCTGGGAAGACCCTGACGGGAAAAAATATCACAAGGCATATTTTGACAAATACCCCGGAGTCTGGCATCATGGAGACTTCATAACAGTTACGGAGCGCGGCGGGGTGGTAATGTATGGTAGATCCGATGCCACCTTGAACCCAGGCGGCGTGCGCATTGGAACCGCTGAGATTTATCGGGTCGTGGAAAATTTTGAGGAAATTGCGGACTCGGTGGTTGTGGGCCAAAACTGGGATAATGACGTGCGCGTCATCCTGTTTGTAAAAATGGCCGAAGGCCAGGCCCTGACGGATGACGTTATAAACAAACTGAGGGCCGGCATCCGGCAAAACGCCTCGCCCAGACACGTGCCCGCCAAGGTGATTGAAGTGCCGGACGTGCCCTACACCTTGAACATGAAAAAGGTGGAGCTGGCCGTCAAGAAAGTGATCGAGAATAAACCTGTGGAGAACACGGACGCCCTGGCCAATCCCCAGGCGCTGGATTTCTACAAGGATATTCCGGAGCTTTCCAAATAG
- a CDS encoding TetR/AcrR family transcriptional regulator: protein MTNTENKKKAILQSATRLFSQMGFSQATLSQVAKGAGITTSGIYNYFKSKEEILFAIIENFMSQSLKGLQEHLEGIHGAENKLRKAIWFHCRTYSQGKKEIQIILESRSYPDFYESQAYIALRDYSRVITQVISEGMEQGVFHDLSRAGLLRDMILGAVDHLALDWTINNAPSPLEFADRLFDIIMASVTPQDSDPEEDDKKERKKKLIIDSASRLFAANGYSGTNMLAVAKEAGVAEGTIYEYYQNKENLLISIPRAKLEELLAQMDYDAPERNLRESILSLFRFYYQDRDYSTILILMLRPNRSFYNSESNQSLDRIFSLMERAIVQGQEKGLFSQNVDVSLWRNLLFGAIDHILIPWIIFNREYDLMQIGREVSRLVINALQTHGSQTSAGG, encoded by the coding sequence ATGACCAATACGGAAAATAAAAAAAAGGCCATCCTCCAATCAGCCACCCGCCTGTTCTCCCAGATGGGCTTCTCCCAAGCCACCCTGTCCCAGGTGGCCAAAGGCGCGGGCATTACCACGTCAGGCATATACAACTATTTCAAATCCAAAGAAGAAATCCTCTTTGCCATCATAGAAAACTTCATGAGCCAAAGCCTGAAAGGCCTCCAGGAGCACCTGGAAGGCATTCACGGGGCCGAAAACAAACTCAGAAAAGCCATTTGGTTTCATTGCCGTACATATTCCCAGGGAAAAAAGGAAATCCAAATTATTCTGGAGTCCAGATCCTATCCTGATTTTTACGAGTCCCAGGCCTATATCGCGTTGCGGGATTACAGCCGGGTCATCACGCAGGTGATCAGCGAGGGCATGGAGCAAGGCGTGTTCCATGACCTTTCCCGGGCCGGCCTTTTGCGGGACATGATCCTGGGCGCCGTGGACCACCTGGCCCTGGACTGGACCATCAACAACGCCCCCAGCCCCCTGGAATTTGCGGACCGTCTCTTTGACATCATCATGGCCTCGGTGACTCCCCAGGACTCCGACCCCGAAGAGGACGACAAGAAAGAGCGCAAAAAAAAGCTGATCATCGACTCCGCCAGCCGTCTTTTTGCAGCCAACGGGTACAGCGGAACCAACATGCTTGCCGTGGCCAAGGAAGCCGGTGTGGCCGAGGGCACCATCTACGAATATTACCAGAACAAGGAAAACCTGCTTATCAGCATCCCCAGGGCCAAGCTGGAAGAACTTCTGGCCCAAATGGATTATGACGCGCCTGAGCGCAATTTGCGGGAGAGTATTCTGAGCCTGTTTCGTTTTTATTATCAGGACAGGGACTACTCCACCATTCTCATCCTCATGCTCAGGCCCAATCGCAGCTTTTACAACTCCGAAAGCAACCAAAGCCTGGACCGCATCTTCTCCCTGATGGAAAGGGCCATCGTCCAGGGGCAGGAAAAAGGCCTGTTCTCGCAAAACGTGGACGTAAGCCTGTGGAGGAACCTGCTTTTCGGCGCCATCGACCATATTCTAATTCCGTGGATCATATTTAATAGGGAGTACGACCTGATGCAGATCGGCCGGGAAGTCTCCCGGCTTGTCATAAATGCCTTACAAACTCATGGAAGCCAGACTTCCGCAGGAGGGTAA
- a CDS encoding hydroxymethylglutaryl-CoA lyase, producing MNRFTLGEAAPSRVVIREVGPRDGFQAEDVIIPTDMKRKVIGDLARAGITHIQAVSFVHPKRVPQMADAERLMESLEKQPGVVYSGLALNPAGVKRAVASRVDAVEVSISASDSHSRKNTGMGRDEAMAQAGDMIALARDANLDVIAGVQCAFGCVYEGGIPEKRVLKMVEAFLVHSPQALCIADTTGMAGPLEVGGLMSRIASMAGDLPVFLHLHDTRGLGLVNMTAAIMSGIHHFDASLGGMGGCPFVPGAAGNIPTEEALYLMERLGIATGAAVDQVAACTRALETFLRRILPGRIHRLK from the coding sequence ATGAATCGATTTACTCTGGGGGAGGCGGCGCCTTCCCGCGTAGTTATAAGAGAAGTGGGGCCCCGGGACGGATTTCAGGCCGAGGACGTCATCATCCCCACGGATATGAAGCGGAAAGTCATCGGGGATTTGGCCCGGGCGGGAATCACTCACATTCAGGCGGTTTCCTTTGTCCACCCCAAAAGGGTTCCCCAAATGGCCGACGCCGAGCGGTTGATGGAATCCCTTGAAAAACAGCCCGGAGTCGTATACAGCGGCCTGGCCCTGAATCCGGCCGGCGTGAAAAGAGCGGTCGCTTCCCGGGTGGACGCCGTGGAAGTCAGCATTTCCGCCAGCGACTCCCACAGCCGGAAGAACACCGGCATGGGCCGGGATGAGGCCATGGCGCAGGCAGGGGATATGATCGCCCTGGCCCGGGACGCAAACCTGGACGTCATCGCCGGCGTTCAATGCGCTTTTGGCTGCGTCTACGAGGGGGGCATCCCCGAAAAAAGGGTCCTGAAGATGGTGGAGGCCTTTCTGGTCCACTCTCCCCAGGCCCTGTGCATCGCAGACACCACGGGCATGGCCGGGCCGTTGGAGGTGGGGGGCTTAATGTCCCGGATCGCTTCCATGGCTGGGGATTTGCCGGTTTTTCTCCACCTGCACGACACTCGCGGCCTAGGCTTGGTGAACATGACGGCTGCGATTATGAGCGGCATTCATCATTTTGACGCATCTTTGGGCGGTATGGGGGGGTGCCCCTTTGTCCCCGGAGCTGCAGGCAACATCCCCACGGAAGAGGCGCTATATCTCATGGAGCGCCTTGGCATCGCCACGGGAGCGGCCGTCGACCAGGTGGCCGCCTGCACGCGCGCCTTGGAAACATTTTTGAGGCGCATTCTTCCCGGCCGGATTCATCGGCTGAAATAA
- a CDS encoding acyl-CoA carboxylase subunit beta: MSATKLTNREHWEAQEQELAKLVEAAVNAGGEKAVERLSKQGKQPVRNLIAKLIDPGTEFFELSTIAGFGMDYPGVPDIPGGGVVYGIGKIHGNWTMILGNDPRVKAGTYFPITLKKHMRAQAIAERCGLNCVYVADSGGAFLPMQAEIFPDDQQFGSMFFNMARMSAMGLKQITLSTGGNTAGGAYIVFMACQSVMIDKMAYSFLGGPPLVKAATGEDISAEDLGGAKIHTQVSGGADHLCKDQEDAVSKVREILSMEPPQSISIHRFEPKEPKQPVTDIYDNLPANVHQGIKTRTILKAIADDSEFLEYKKEYAKGRGDNIITGKIRLKGIPVGVIASNNAGIIFVEAARKATEWIVRCSQEKIPLLFIQASPGYMVGSQSEHMGIGKYGADMVRAVSCAQVPRIQIAIGPDNGAANYGMCGRAYKPHFLFHTMRSRTSVMSGRSAAFVLLSIEERKRAAQGNPLTEEEKIEFQNKMIAKYDGEAHPFYCGARLLSDKVLCFSEMRDWLAMAFEVSLLKPIGDPAFGNLRF, from the coding sequence ATGTCTGCAACCAAACTGACAAACAGGGAACATTGGGAGGCCCAGGAGCAGGAGCTCGCCAAGCTGGTCGAGGCTGCTGTGAACGCGGGCGGGGAAAAGGCGGTGGAACGCCTGAGCAAGCAGGGAAAGCAGCCTGTGCGCAACCTCATCGCCAAGCTCATAGATCCGGGCACGGAGTTTTTTGAACTCTCCACCATTGCGGGGTTTGGCATGGACTACCCCGGCGTGCCTGATATACCGGGCGGCGGCGTGGTCTACGGCATAGGTAAAATCCACGGCAATTGGACCATGATTCTCGGCAATGACCCCCGGGTCAAAGCCGGAACCTACTTTCCCATCACCCTGAAAAAGCACATGCGCGCCCAGGCCATCGCCGAAAGGTGCGGCCTCAATTGCGTCTACGTAGCCGACAGCGGCGGGGCTTTTCTCCCCATGCAGGCGGAAATCTTTCCGGATGATCAGCAGTTTGGGTCCATGTTTTTCAACATGGCCCGCATGAGCGCCATGGGCCTCAAGCAGATCACCCTTTCCACGGGCGGAAACACGGCCGGCGGCGCTTATATCGTTTTTATGGCCTGCCAGTCCGTCATGATCGATAAAATGGCCTATTCCTTCCTGGGCGGGCCTCCTTTGGTCAAGGCCGCCACCGGAGAGGATATTTCGGCGGAAGACCTGGGCGGCGCAAAAATTCACACCCAGGTGTCCGGCGGCGCCGACCATCTGTGCAAGGACCAGGAGGACGCCGTATCCAAGGTCCGGGAAATCCTGTCCATGGAGCCGCCCCAGTCCATATCCATCCACCGCTTTGAGCCCAAAGAGCCCAAACAGCCGGTGACGGACATTTACGACAACCTGCCCGCCAATGTGCACCAGGGAATTAAAACCCGCACCATCCTCAAAGCCATCGCCGATGACAGCGAGTTCCTGGAATATAAAAAGGAATACGCCAAAGGGCGCGGAGACAACATCATCACGGGAAAGATCAGGCTCAAGGGCATTCCCGTAGGCGTCATCGCATCCAACAACGCCGGCATCATCTTTGTGGAGGCCGCCCGCAAGGCCACGGAATGGATTGTGCGCTGCAGCCAGGAAAAAATTCCGCTGCTGTTCATCCAGGCCTCGCCCGGATACATGGTGGGCTCCCAGTCGGAGCATATGGGCATCGGCAAATACGGCGCCGACATGGTCCGCGCCGTAAGCTGCGCCCAGGTGCCCCGGATACAGATCGCCATCGGCCCGGATAACGGGGCCGCCAACTACGGCATGTGCGGCAGGGCCTACAAGCCCCACTTTTTATTCCATACCATGCGGTCCCGCACTTCGGTCATGAGCGGCCGTTCCGCGGCCTTTGTGCTTTTGTCCATTGAAGAGCGCAAGCGTGCGGCCCAGGGAAACCCGCTGACGGAAGAAGAAAAGATCGAATTCCAAAATAAAATGATTGCAAAGTACGACGGCGAGGCGCATCCGTTTTACTGCGGCGCCAGACTTTTATCGGACAAGGTTTTGTGTTTCTCGGAAATGCGGGATTGGCTCGCCATGGCCTTTGAAGTGAGCTTGCTGAAACCCATTGGCGATCCTGCATTCGGAAACTTGCGCTTTTAA